TACTCTTTCCTTAAGTTTTTCAAGCTTGTCCGGCTGCAAGCTCAAATATGGAATACTTAAAATTTCAACAGTGGAGAAAAAGCCTTTACAATAACAATTTAATAACTTACACCATCATTTTGAGGTTCTTTCCCAAGCAAAGATTTGAAGGCCGAACccatttttttcttcaactGGATAACGTAATTGCTTTTGTTAGTGAATTCTAACATAGATGAAGATGACTAGTTGAGCTAGTTCTTGGTGTGGAGTTTAATACACACATGAATCATATACCTTCATTAGTTTGCCTACAGATCCATCCATGAAGTCGGGCAGTGACAGTAGCCGAAGTGTATGACCCTATTGAGGAATTTATGAGACATAAATCTTCATTTTATCTGAATAAATCCAAATACATAATAAGTGAACTAATAACTGTTACATACTGTTGGTGCTGTATCAAAAACTATTCGACTGAACATATTATACTCTTGTGACTCAAGAAATTGCATCACCTGGAACAAAGCAACAAAATCAGGAAAAATCATCCGAGCACACGATCCTCAGTGCTTGGTTTtagaaggaagaaggagaaaggagaAGGGGGGGGGGGGGGGCATTGAGTCACTGATATCCTAATGCGGACAAGAAAGAAACATGGACTAAAATGGATATAAAAGTATTATGGTTTGCTAACTTCCATCACAAGACAAACAATGCAATTCAGATTACCAAACTCTAAGAGAATTTCTCAATTTCAGAATCTTCAAAGATGTTTTAGCAATTTCTGATTTGCTCCTTTAGCGACAGTCAATAGTAGCAAAATATGAGTTTTACTTTGTTAGTAATGAAGAATATTCTATGCTAACTATGTAGTACTTTATTCATGTGATTATCATAGGGGTGTAAATATACAGAAAACTATTAGCCCCTAAAAATGCTTAGAACTTAACACTAGATTAAGAAACACTCATAATTAAAAGCAGAAACTACCTGGTCAGCAATCATTCCAAGTCCCATGCTTTGCATTAAAGACTTTACACCCATGCCATCACCCAGTTTTTGACTAGCTGCTCGGAACTCTTCCATAGATTTCTCAGGGTTTATCTGCCCCAAACAAAGATTCAATAGAACGCGAGAAACGGTTTCACAAATAGAAACATATGAGCACTATTAGTTTAATATTCAATTCTGTTTCAATCAAAATGAGTACCTCGAGAGCATATAATGGTGACTCCACTCCTTCAACCGGAACAAGCCTACCACCTGTCAAATCCTAACGAGATTGTAGCATTACACTTCTGAAGTTTTATCCATATTGAAGAACTACTAAACAATCAAGAGATTTTTCTTGGTCTCCTTAGGTACCTGAGCAAAAGAATCGCTTAAGGAGTGAGCAGGGTCAGTTGAAACCACCATAGTGGGGTGCCCATGATTTGCAAATCTCACTGCAAGGGAGGCAGCACAGCTTGTTTTTCCCACACCCCCTTTCCCACCAAGCATGTAATACTTCCTCTCCTTCCCCGTCACCATCTCGTCAAATCCACAAACACCTTCTGTGCAAGATCCTAGCAACCTCactacattattaaaatatagtGCACAATCTTAGC
The genomic region above belongs to Arachis duranensis cultivar V14167 chromosome 3, aradu.V14167.gnm2.J7QH, whole genome shotgun sequence and contains:
- the LOC107477104 gene encoding ATPase GET3B, translated to MAALLGHILKTQKNSSFIRSVTRRTIDTSFFSSLHEPTFKITPLSQVRLLGSCTEGVCGFDEMVTGKERKYYMLGGKGGVGKTSCAASLAVRFANHGHPTMVVSTDPAHSLSDSFAQDLTGGRLVPVEGVESPLYALEINPEKSMEEFRAASQKLGDGMGVKSLMQSMGLGMIADQDIRSCARMIFPDFVALFQVMQFLESQEYNMFSRIVFDTAPTGHTLRLLSLPDFMDGSVGKLMKLKKKMGSAFKSLLGKEPQNDGPDKLEKLKERVEKIRDLFQDSDTTEFIIVTIPTVMAISESSRLHASLKKEKISVKRLIVNQVLPPTSDCKFCSMRRKDQMRAIEMIHNDSELCGLRLCQAPLVDMEIRGVPALKYMGDKLWR